In a single window of the Cupriavidus basilensis genome:
- a CDS encoding MFS family transporter, giving the protein MTDSPRPAPLQPPSPEDVRKRIYAIVAASSGNLVEWFDFYVYAFCAIYFAPSFFPKADPTAQLLNTAGVFAAGFLMRPIGGWLFGWIADRHGRKTSMLISVLMMCFGSLLIACLPTYGAIGNWAPALLLLARLLQGLSVGGEYGTTATYMSEIALKGRRGFFSSFQYVTLIGGQLLAVLVVVVLQQLLDEAQLRSWGWRVPFVIGALTAVVALALRRTLRETSSAATRGNKEAGSLTALLRHHKAAFLTVLGYTAGGSLIFYTFTTYMQKYLVNSAGMSIKTASTVMTGCLFVYMCMQPLFGALSDRIGRRSNMLAFGALGTAATVPLLNALQIVSSPLAAFVLISIALAIVSLYTSISGIVKAEMFPPEVRALGVGLAYAISNAIFGGSAEYVALALKSAGHQSAFYWYVTAMMALAFGVSLRLPRQARHLRHEY; this is encoded by the coding sequence ATGACAGACTCTCCTCGCCCAGCACCGCTCCAGCCTCCCTCCCCCGAAGACGTCCGCAAGCGCATCTACGCCATCGTTGCCGCATCCTCCGGCAACCTGGTCGAGTGGTTCGACTTCTACGTCTACGCGTTCTGCGCCATCTACTTCGCACCCTCGTTCTTCCCCAAGGCCGACCCCACGGCGCAACTGCTGAACACCGCCGGCGTCTTCGCCGCGGGCTTCCTGATGCGGCCGATCGGCGGCTGGCTGTTCGGGTGGATAGCGGACCGCCACGGGCGCAAGACCTCGATGCTGATCTCGGTGCTGATGATGTGCTTCGGCTCGCTGCTGATCGCCTGCCTGCCTACCTATGGCGCCATCGGCAACTGGGCGCCCGCACTGCTGTTGCTGGCGCGACTGCTGCAAGGCTTGTCGGTCGGCGGGGAATATGGCACCACGGCCACGTACATGAGCGAGATTGCGCTCAAGGGGCGGCGCGGGTTCTTCTCGTCGTTCCAGTACGTCACGCTGATCGGTGGCCAGTTGCTGGCGGTGCTGGTAGTGGTGGTGCTTCAGCAACTGCTGGATGAGGCGCAGTTGCGGAGCTGGGGCTGGCGCGTTCCGTTTGTGATCGGCGCGCTCACCGCCGTGGTGGCACTGGCATTGCGCCGCACGCTGCGCGAAACGTCATCCGCGGCCACGCGCGGCAACAAGGAGGCAGGCAGCCTCACCGCGCTGCTCCGGCATCACAAGGCCGCATTCCTTACCGTACTGGGCTATACCGCCGGCGGCTCGCTGATCTTCTACACGTTCACCACGTATATGCAGAAGTACCTGGTGAACTCCGCCGGCATGTCGATCAAGACGGCAAGCACGGTGATGACCGGCTGCCTCTTTGTCTATATGTGCATGCAGCCGCTGTTTGGCGCATTGTCTGACCGCATTGGCAGGCGCAGCAATATGCTTGCCTTTGGCGCGCTGGGGACAGCCGCCACGGTGCCGCTCCTGAACGCCCTGCAGATCGTCTCCAGCCCGCTCGCCGCCTTCGTGCTGATCTCTATCGCACTGGCAATCGTGAGTCTCTATACCTCGATCAGCGGCATCGTGAAGGCGGAGATGTTTCCCCCGGAAGTACGCGCATTGGGCGTGGGGCTTGCGTACGCGATCTCCAATGCGATCTTTGGCGGCTCGGCCGAGTACGTGGCGCTGGCGCTTAAGTCCGCCGGCCATCAGTCGGCGTTCTACTGGTATGTGACGGCGATGATGGCGCTGGCGTTCGGGGTCAGCCTGCGCCTGCCGCGCCAGGCCAGGCACCTGCGCCACGAGTATTGA
- a CDS encoding patatin-like phospholipase family protein — translation MNPDNGERKGEQNGEQKAVALALQGGGMHGAFTWGVLDRLLEDGRLGIEGVSATSAGAMNAAVLAYGLLQGGRDGARQALHDFWRAIARSAERYSPLRWVPWIKGNHTLGLDHSPLYAMADIVLRLLSPYQFNPNNMNPLRDVLAKQVDFEALRQRCPIHLYLCATNIETGRIRIFSGEDLCIDAVLASACVPTLFQAVAIDGQHYWDGGYVGNPAIFPLIYHCNTHDVVIVHINPIVRRGVPTTAADILNRVSEVSFNSSLIREMRAIAFVTSLIQQGKIDRSEMKEMMIHSIRSDETMAALGVSSKYNADWAFLCSLRDKGRTEAGTWLEAHYDHIGQRSTVDIRGEFL, via the coding sequence ATGAATCCTGACAATGGGGAGCGGAAAGGGGAACAGAACGGGGAACAGAAAGCTGTGGCCCTTGCATTGCAGGGCGGTGGCATGCATGGCGCGTTTACATGGGGGGTCCTCGACCGGCTGCTCGAGGACGGGCGGCTCGGCATCGAGGGCGTCAGCGCGACAAGTGCGGGCGCCATGAATGCCGCCGTGCTGGCTTATGGGCTGTTGCAGGGCGGGCGCGACGGCGCGCGCCAGGCGCTGCATGACTTCTGGCGCGCTATCGCCCGATCGGCTGAACGATACAGTCCATTGCGCTGGGTGCCGTGGATCAAGGGAAACCATACCCTGGGCCTGGACCATTCCCCGCTGTACGCGATGGCCGACATCGTTCTGCGTCTTCTGTCGCCATACCAGTTCAATCCCAACAACATGAATCCGCTGCGGGATGTGTTGGCCAAGCAGGTAGATTTCGAGGCGTTACGCCAGCGCTGCCCCATTCATCTTTACCTGTGCGCGACCAATATCGAGACCGGAAGGATACGCATCTTTTCAGGCGAGGACCTGTGCATCGACGCGGTACTGGCGTCAGCCTGCGTGCCAACGCTGTTCCAGGCAGTGGCCATCGATGGCCAGCACTATTGGGACGGCGGCTATGTGGGCAACCCGGCAATTTTCCCGCTGATTTATCACTGCAATACCCACGATGTCGTGATTGTGCACATCAACCCGATCGTGCGCCGGGGGGTGCCGACCACGGCCGCGGACATCCTCAATCGCGTCAGCGAAGTCAGCTTCAACTCATCCCTCATCCGGGAGATGCGCGCCATCGCATTCGTGACTTCGCTGATCCAGCAAGGCAAGATCGACCGCAGTGAAATGAAGGAGATGATGATCCACTCGATCCGGTCCGATGAGACGATGGCCGCGCTGGGCGTGTCGAGCAAGTACAACGCCGACTGGGCCTTCCTTTGTTCGCTGCGTGACAAGGGAAGGACTGAGGCCGGGACGTGGCTGGAGGCGCACTACGACCACATTGGCCAGCGCTCGACCGTTGATATCAGAGGGGAATTTCTTTGA
- a CDS encoding pyridoxal-phosphate dependent enzyme: MSLHIVTPLLRSTSYSARLGRSVWFKMEALQPPGSFKARGIGHACQTYKAWGAKRFVCSSGGNAGIAVAYSGRLLGVPVTVVVPETTSAAARERIAAEGAELVVHGRAWSEANDHALSLMRPEYAFIHPFDDPLLWEGHATMIDEVAAAGVKPGAVVLSVGGGGLLCGVLAGLARNGWHDVPVIAAETVGADAYAASLAAGAPVELPAITSIATSLGAKSPCAKALEWAKLHPIASEVVTDKEAVGACLRFLAEHRIVVEPACGAALAALERKPAAAAAASDVLVIVCGGAGATAEQLQAWDCAA, translated from the coding sequence GTGAGCCTGCACATCGTCACCCCGCTGCTGCGATCCACGTCCTACTCGGCACGGCTGGGGCGATCGGTGTGGTTCAAGATGGAGGCGCTGCAGCCCCCCGGCTCGTTCAAGGCGCGCGGCATCGGCCATGCGTGCCAGACCTACAAGGCGTGGGGCGCAAAACGCTTCGTGTGTTCCTCGGGCGGTAATGCCGGCATTGCCGTCGCCTACAGCGGGCGGCTGCTTGGCGTGCCGGTGACCGTCGTCGTGCCCGAGACCACCTCGGCCGCGGCGCGCGAGCGTATCGCGGCCGAAGGCGCCGAACTGGTGGTGCACGGACGCGCATGGAGCGAGGCCAACGATCATGCGCTCTCGCTGATGCGCCCGGAGTATGCGTTTATCCACCCCTTTGACGATCCCCTGCTGTGGGAAGGCCACGCGACGATGATCGACGAGGTGGCCGCCGCAGGCGTCAAGCCGGGCGCGGTGGTGCTATCGGTTGGCGGTGGCGGCTTGCTGTGCGGCGTGCTGGCCGGGCTGGCGCGCAATGGCTGGCACGATGTGCCCGTCATCGCGGCCGAGACCGTTGGTGCGGATGCCTACGCCGCCTCGCTGGCGGCCGGCGCGCCGGTCGAGCTGCCCGCCATCACCAGCATCGCGACCTCGCTGGGTGCGAAGAGCCCTTGCGCCAAAGCGCTCGAGTGGGCAAAGCTGCATCCGATCGCCAGCGAGGTGGTCACGGACAAGGAAGCGGTGGGCGCGTGCCTGCGCTTTTTGGCCGAGCACCGGATCGTGGTGGAGCCGGCATGCGGCGCGGCGCTGGCCGCACTGGAGCGCAAGCCCGCCGCGGCGGCTGCGGCGAGCGACGTGCTGGTCATCGTGTGCGGCGGCGCCGGTGCCACGGCCGAACAGCTGCAGGCCTGGGATTGCGCCGCCTGA
- a CDS encoding LysR family transcriptional regulator: protein MRNIETRHLRYFISVAEEGSIIAASRALNITQPALSRQIQDLEATIGAPLFERHAKGVQLTDAGTSLLHDAKQSLLQLEQARDRAYRIAQGQTGSFSLGIMPSYLASPVTLAILAHFREHNPEILLCIEPLLSLQQAQAIRGAELDGGIMAWRTPDDASLSGIALYRERFVLAVPAQHVAPAKRARRLADIAGERFVWFNREKSSAQHSLLIAACAKAGFTPHIVQIGTDTPTILGLVAAGMGCALVPASSQLHAPPTIAFIALADLTDGVDIEFVYSAAHRSPRVQRFIESVRHVTGTKAKRARGKA, encoded by the coding sequence ATGCGAAACATCGAAACGCGGCACTTGCGCTACTTCATCTCCGTCGCGGAAGAAGGCAGCATCATTGCGGCATCCCGGGCGCTGAACATCACGCAGCCGGCCTTGTCGCGGCAGATCCAGGACCTGGAGGCGACGATCGGCGCACCATTGTTCGAGCGGCATGCCAAGGGCGTGCAACTCACCGATGCCGGCACCAGCCTGCTGCACGACGCGAAGCAGTCGCTGCTGCAGCTGGAACAGGCACGCGACCGGGCCTATCGTATTGCACAGGGCCAGACCGGCTCGTTTTCGCTCGGCATCATGCCCAGCTACCTGGCCTCGCCGGTGACGCTGGCGATCCTTGCGCACTTCCGGGAGCACAACCCGGAGATCCTGCTCTGCATCGAGCCGCTGTTGTCATTGCAACAGGCACAGGCTATCCGCGGCGCAGAGCTGGACGGCGGCATCATGGCCTGGCGCACGCCAGACGATGCCAGCCTGAGCGGCATTGCCCTGTACCGGGAGCGCTTTGTGCTGGCCGTGCCGGCGCAGCATGTCGCGCCGGCAAAGCGCGCGCGGCGGCTGGCCGACATCGCCGGCGAACGCTTTGTGTGGTTCAACCGCGAGAAGTCGAGCGCGCAGCACAGCCTGCTGATTGCGGCGTGCGCCAAGGCCGGGTTCACGCCGCATATCGTCCAGATCGGCACCGACACGCCAACCATCCTGGGGCTGGTCGCCGCCGGCATGGGCTGCGCGCTGGTGCCCGCCAGCTCACAGCTGCACGCGCCGCCCACCATCGCCTTCATCGCGCTGGCCGACCTGACCGATGGGGTCGATATCGAGTTCGTGTATTCGGCGGCGCACCGCTCGCCACGCGTGCAGCGCTTTATCGAATCGGTCCGGCATGTCACCGGCACCAAGGCTAAGCGCGCACGTGGCAAGGCATAG
- a CDS encoding VOC family protein, whose amino-acid sequence MLVQPYLFFEGRCEEAAEFYKRAVGAEVVMMMRFKEAPEPESPPPEGTCAPAAGTEEKIMHMSMRIGETVVMMSDGRCTGKPDFQGFSLSVTVPDVASADRVFNALAEGGQVLMPLGKTFYSPRFGMTADRFGLMWMVIVPES is encoded by the coding sequence ATGCTAGTCCAACCCTATCTGTTCTTTGAAGGCCGTTGCGAGGAAGCGGCTGAGTTCTACAAGCGCGCCGTAGGCGCCGAGGTGGTCATGATGATGCGCTTCAAGGAGGCGCCTGAGCCGGAGTCTCCCCCGCCCGAAGGCACTTGCGCGCCCGCGGCCGGCACCGAAGAAAAGATCATGCACATGTCCATGCGCATCGGCGAGACTGTGGTGATGATGTCCGATGGCCGGTGCACGGGCAAGCCCGATTTCCAGGGCTTCTCGCTGTCCGTGACCGTGCCCGATGTGGCCAGCGCCGACCGCGTGTTCAACGCCCTGGCCGAGGGCGGCCAGGTGCTGATGCCGCTTGGCAAGACGTTCTACTCTCCACGCTTTGGCATGACGGCCGACCGCTTCGGCTTGATGTGGATGGTCATCGTCCCGGAGTCCTGA
- a CDS encoding GcvT family protein, whose translation MSASARRPVPEHARVVIIGGGIIGCSVAYHLTKLGWNDVVLLEQGQLSCGTTWHAAGLVGQLRAQESMTRLIRYSTRLYSELEAETGLGTGWKQCGSLSVARTAERMTQLKRTAAVARAYGVDCQVISAREAGELWPVMRTDDLQGAVWLPGDGKANPTDLTQALARGARTRGALIVQDTKVTAIHTRDGRASGVSWQDKDGASGTIGAEIVVNCAGQWARQVGQLCGVTVPLHSAEHYYIVTERIAGVHPDLPVMRDPDGFIYFKEEVGGLVMGGFEPNAKPWGMQGIPEPFEFQLLPDDWDQFEILMHNALQRVPALETAQVKQFYNGPESFTPDNNFILGEAPELRNFYVGAGFNSMGIASAGGAGMALAEWIVAGEPTMDLWPVDIRRFAGFNGNQSWLHDRVKETLGLHYAMPWPNRELDTARPFRRSPLYAHLRDARANFGSKMGWERPNFFAPAGETPEIAYAFGQQNWLPWSGAEHRACREGVALFDMSAFSKYIVKGADAEAVLQQLMSNDVAVPAGQTVYTAMLNARGTYESDLTVTRLAHDQYLLVTGSAQTTRDFNYIERLIPTDQRCAIVDVTGQYSVLAVMGPRSRALLQSVSRADFSNEAFPFGSSREIDLGYATVRATRLTYVGELGWELYVPVEFAVGVYETLQAAGKPLGLANAGYYAIESLRIEKGYRAWSRELTTDINPFEAGLSFACKLDKPIPFRGREALLKLRAAGGAAQVKRRVAVVTLDGASQAMLWGGEAVLRTGPDGGVRPAGFVTSAAFGHTLGCPVGMALLQRDDGAADAAWIAEGTYHVDLAGELLPATVHLRAPYDPTSARAKA comes from the coding sequence ATGTCTGCCTCTGCCCGCCGCCCCGTTCCCGAGCACGCCCGCGTCGTCATCATCGGCGGCGGCATCATTGGCTGCAGCGTGGCCTATCACCTCACCAAGCTGGGCTGGAACGACGTCGTCCTGCTCGAGCAGGGCCAGCTCTCGTGCGGCACCACCTGGCACGCGGCCGGGCTGGTGGGGCAGTTGCGCGCGCAGGAGAGCATGACCAGGCTGATCCGCTACTCCACGCGCCTGTACAGCGAGCTGGAAGCCGAAACCGGGCTGGGCACCGGCTGGAAGCAGTGTGGCTCGCTGTCGGTGGCGCGCACCGCCGAGCGCATGACGCAGCTCAAGCGCACCGCGGCCGTGGCGCGCGCCTACGGCGTGGACTGCCAGGTCATCTCCGCGCGCGAGGCGGGCGAGCTATGGCCGGTGATGCGCACCGACGACCTGCAAGGCGCGGTGTGGCTTCCCGGCGATGGCAAGGCCAACCCGACCGACCTTACCCAGGCGCTGGCGCGCGGCGCGCGCACCCGAGGGGCGCTGATCGTGCAGGACACCAAGGTCACCGCCATTCATACCCGGGATGGCCGCGCCAGCGGCGTGAGCTGGCAAGACAAGGACGGCGCCAGCGGCACCATCGGCGCCGAGATCGTGGTCAATTGCGCGGGCCAGTGGGCCAGGCAGGTGGGCCAGCTGTGTGGCGTGACGGTGCCGCTGCATTCGGCCGAGCACTACTACATCGTCACCGAGCGCATCGCCGGCGTGCATCCCGACCTGCCGGTGATGCGCGACCCGGACGGCTTTATCTACTTCAAAGAGGAAGTGGGCGGGCTGGTCATGGGCGGCTTCGAGCCCAACGCCAAGCCCTGGGGCATGCAAGGCATTCCGGAGCCGTTCGAGTTCCAGCTGCTGCCCGACGACTGGGACCAGTTCGAGATCCTGATGCACAACGCGCTGCAACGCGTGCCGGCGCTGGAAACGGCGCAGGTCAAGCAGTTCTACAACGGCCCGGAATCCTTCACGCCCGACAACAACTTCATCCTGGGCGAGGCGCCCGAGCTGCGCAACTTCTACGTGGGCGCGGGCTTCAACTCCATGGGCATCGCCTCCGCCGGCGGTGCGGGCATGGCGCTGGCTGAATGGATCGTGGCGGGCGAGCCCACCATGGATCTGTGGCCGGTCGATATCCGCCGCTTTGCCGGCTTCAACGGCAACCAAAGCTGGCTGCACGACCGCGTCAAGGAAACCCTGGGCCTGCACTACGCCATGCCCTGGCCCAACCGCGAGCTGGATACCGCGCGGCCATTCCGCCGCTCGCCGCTGTATGCGCACCTGCGCGACGCCCGCGCCAACTTCGGCAGCAAGATGGGCTGGGAGCGGCCGAACTTCTTTGCGCCCGCCGGCGAGACGCCGGAGATCGCGTACGCCTTCGGGCAGCAGAACTGGCTGCCGTGGAGCGGCGCCGAGCATCGCGCCTGCCGCGAGGGCGTGGCGCTGTTCGACATGAGCGCTTTCTCCAAGTACATCGTCAAGGGCGCCGACGCCGAGGCTGTGCTGCAGCAACTGATGAGCAACGACGTGGCCGTGCCCGCCGGCCAGACCGTGTACACCGCGATGCTCAACGCGCGCGGCACCTATGAGTCGGACCTGACCGTGACCCGGCTGGCGCACGACCAGTACCTGCTGGTGACCGGCTCGGCGCAGACCACGCGCGACTTCAACTATATCGAGCGGTTGATCCCCACCGACCAGCGCTGCGCCATCGTCGATGTCACCGGCCAGTACAGCGTGCTGGCGGTGATGGGCCCGCGCTCGCGCGCGCTGCTGCAGAGCGTGTCGCGCGCGGATTTCTCCAACGAAGCCTTCCCGTTCGGCAGCTCGCGCGAGATCGACCTGGGCTACGCCACGGTACGGGCCACGCGCCTGACCTATGTGGGCGAACTCGGCTGGGAACTCTACGTGCCGGTGGAGTTTGCGGTGGGCGTCTACGAGACGCTGCAGGCAGCGGGCAAACCCCTTGGCCTGGCCAACGCCGGCTACTACGCCATTGAATCCCTACGCATCGAAAAAGGCTACCGCGCCTGGAGCCGCGAGCTGACCACCGATATCAACCCCTTCGAGGCGGGGCTGTCCTTTGCCTGCAAGCTCGACAAGCCAATCCCGTTCCGTGGCCGCGAGGCACTGCTGAAGCTGCGCGCGGCCGGCGGCGCGGCGCAGGTGAAGCGCCGCGTGGCCGTGGTGACGCTCGACGGCGCCAGCCAGGCCATGCTGTGGGGCGGCGAAGCCGTGCTGCGCACCGGCCCGGATGGCGGGGTGCGCCCGGCGGGCTTTGTCACCTCGGCGGCCTTCGGGCATACGCTGGGATGCCCGGTGGGCATGGCGCTGCTGCAGCGCGACGATGGCGCGGCCGATGCCGCGTGGATTGCCGAAGGCACGTATCACGTCGACCTGGCCGGCGAGCTGCTGCCCGCCACCGTGCACCTGCGCGCGCCCTACGACCCGACCAGCGCGAGGGCCAAGGCGTGA
- a CDS encoding nuclear transport factor 2 family protein, producing the protein MLKTWSSSMWRGPCTCGARVRAPVCFRKIAGRWRVAHEHASMPVSFNP; encoded by the coding sequence ATGCTGAAGACGTGGTCATCTTCGATGTGGCGCGGCCCGTGCACTTGCGGAGCCCGGGTGCGCGCCCCCGTTTGTTTTCGCAAGATCGCCGGCCGATGGCGGGTGGCGCATGAGCACGCATCGATGCCGGTGAGTTTCAACCCCTGA
- a CDS encoding TetR/AcrR family transcriptional regulator, whose product MTGAKRASSIRRTARIASSTEFADAGGTAVPAIPEDAAVATPPAIPTPRSTYRHGDLRRALLDAGIELARDGGPDAVVLREATRRAGVVPNAAYRHFASRQDLLQAVRSAALAALAQAIEVELAALDESAPPADFARASLRAVGTGYMQFALAEPGLFRTAFSVQDELEGVPVPDKAGDSGLNPYQLLGAALDRMMEAGVLSAARRPGAEYLAWSAVHGLSMLVIDGPLRMVAMSPGQAHQIGQRLLDMVENGLQAADAR is encoded by the coding sequence ATGACCGGCGCAAAGCGCGCTTCAAGCATCCGGCGCACCGCGCGCATCGCGAGTTCAACGGAATTTGCCGACGCCGGCGGCACTGCCGTTCCCGCCATTCCCGAGGATGCGGCGGTAGCCACCCCCCCTGCCATCCCAACGCCCCGCAGCACCTACCGGCATGGCGACCTGCGCCGCGCGTTGCTCGACGCCGGCATCGAACTGGCGCGTGATGGGGGCCCGGATGCCGTCGTGCTGCGCGAGGCCACCCGGCGCGCCGGGGTCGTGCCCAACGCCGCCTACCGGCACTTCGCCAGTCGCCAGGACCTGTTGCAAGCGGTGCGTTCCGCAGCGCTGGCGGCGCTGGCGCAAGCCATCGAGGTGGAGCTTGCCGCGCTGGACGAGAGCGCGCCGCCCGCGGACTTCGCCCGCGCCAGCCTGCGCGCGGTCGGCACCGGCTACATGCAGTTCGCGCTCGCCGAGCCTGGCCTGTTCCGCACGGCGTTCTCGGTGCAGGACGAACTGGAAGGCGTGCCGGTCCCCGACAAGGCGGGCGACAGCGGCCTCAATCCCTACCAACTGCTCGGCGCGGCGCTGGACCGGATGATGGAGGCCGGCGTGCTGTCCGCTGCGCGCCGCCCCGGCGCCGAATACCTCGCGTGGTCCGCCGTGCATGGCTTGTCGATGCTGGTCATCGACGGGCCGCTGCGCATGGTGGCGATGTCGCCAGGGCAGGCACACCAGATCGGGCAGCGGTTGCTGGATATGGTGGAGAACGGGCTGCAGGCGGCCGATGCGCGGTGA